A single window of Ananas comosus cultivar F153 linkage group 17, ASM154086v1, whole genome shotgun sequence DNA harbors:
- the LOC109722987 gene encoding CCR4-NOT transcription complex subunit 11, giving the protein MIGVDESRVLFSLLSAESRPFEEIVAEFLSRFPREAHFCACCSLAMLLEDKEMLKPSQRLIAFAILEQTYSSQPASLNPFISFLINAACDEASEKSEMAFIQLILGSPSGNNNKEVLKQAAVDYIKGFDSSAQVLSQREQLEKQLCDDVQTKPYTSFFRAAAVRNVIPDPDLPQGCASNSSDLKLSPAGAKPRVASEDRDSAVTDLLQNLSFDGLSPQWIRPAPPRLPILEGELVWLNPDNNHELLWDYSMCTDTSRGAALRDLIARALKGPLAPAQQEQVVVELAKDPKLVYHCGLTPRKLPDLVEHNPLIAVEVLSKSMNSPEISEYFSVLVNMEMSLHSMEVVNRLTTAVDLPTEFVHMYITNCIASCQNIKDKYMQNRLVRLVCVFLQSLIRNKIINVQDLFIEVQAFCIEFSRIREAAGLFRLLKSLE; this is encoded by the exons ATGATCGGAGTCGACGAATCCAGGGTCCTTTTCTCCCTCCTCAGCGCCGAATCCCGGCCCTTCGAGGAGATCGTCGCCGAGTTCCTCTCCCGGTTCCCACGCGAAGCTCACTTCTGCGCTTGCTGCTCGCTCGCCATGCTCTTAGAG GACAAGGAGATGCTTAAACCTAGCCAGCGGTTGATTGCGTTTGCTATCCTCGAACAGACCTATTCCTCTCAGCCTGCCTCTTTGAATCCGTTCATTTCCTTTCTTATCAAT GCAGCTTGTGATGAAGCTTCTGAGAAATCAGAAATGGCGTTTATTCAACTAATATTGGGTTCGCCTAGTGGAAACAATAACAAAGAG GTTCTGAAGCAGGCAGCTGTAGATTACATCAAAGGATTTGATTCAAGTGCTCAG GTCTTATCGCAACGTGAACAACTTGAAAAACAGCTTTGTGATGATGTACAGACCAAGCCGTACACTAGCTTTTTCAGAGCTGCTGCTGTTAGAAATGTTATACCAGACCCAGACTTACCTCAAGGCTGCGCTTCAAATTCGTCAGA ccttAAACTTTCACCAGCAGGAGCTAAACCAAGAGTTGCCTCTGAAGACAGAGATTCTGCTGTTACCGATTTGCTGCAGAATTTATCCTTTGATGGGTTGAGTCCTCAGTGGATAAGGCCTGCACCCCCAAGGCTACCAATACTGGAAGGAGAG CTTGTGTGGCTTAACCCTGACAACAACCATGAGCTATTGTGGGACTATAGCATGTGTACTGACACCAGCAGAGGAGCTGCACTCCGAGATTTGATTGCAAGAGCCCTAAAAGGTCCACTAGCACCTGCACAACAGGAG CAAGTTGTGGTCGAATTGGCGAAAGACCCTAAGCTAGTTTATCATTGCGGGCTTACTCCCAGAAAGCTACCG GACCTTGTTGAACACAACCCGCTTATTGCTGTTGAAGTTCTCTCAAAGTCGATGAATTCTCCTGAAATTTCTGA GTACTTCTCAGTTCTTGTCAATATGGAGATGAGCCTTCATTCTATGGAAGTTGTGAACAGGCTTACAACTGCAGTTGACCTTCCAACGGAGTTTGTTCACATGTACATTACAAATTGTATAGCTTCGTGCCAAAACATCAAG GACAAGTACATGCAAAACAGACTTGTTAGATTGGTGTGCGTTTTTCTACAGAGCCTTATCCGAAACAAGATCATTAATG TTCAAGATCTCTTCATTGAAGTTCAGGCGTTCTGCATCGAGTTCTCGAGGATAAGAGAGGCAGCGGGCTTGTTCAGGCTGCTCAAGTCTCTGGAATGA
- the LOC109722993 gene encoding two-component response regulator ORR2-like isoform X1 → MEEAEGGGEGEGEGEGEGEVVELRVLVVDDSPVDRRMVEGLIKRSGKGMFQVIAVDSGKKAMEVLGLNNAKTDSTAADEQKIDVILTDYCMPEMSGFDLLKAVREQSSPKPIPVVIMSSENEPQRIDRCRAVGAADFFLKPLQSTDVQRLRDSVTSTPLALKTPLAPKNAPSKRKMPMDRMAEKSGTERRPRLAGVAVAWLPLRSCDTPAV, encoded by the exons ATGGAGGAGGCGGAGGGtgggggagaaggagaaggagaaggagaaggagaaggggaggtGGTGGAGTTGAGGGTGTTGGTGGTGGACGACTCTCCTGTGGATCGGAGGATGGTGGAGGGGTTGATTAAGCGGAGCGGGAAAGGAATGTTTCAAG TTATTGCAGTCGACAGTGGAAAGAAGGCGATGGAAGTTCTTGGACTGAATAATGCGAAGACCGACTCTACCGCAGCTGAT GAGCAGAAGATCGACGTTATCCTCACTGACTATTGTATGCCAGAAATGAGTGGCTTTGACCTTCTCAAGGCTGTCAGG GAGCAGAGCAGCCCAAAACCTATCCCTGTAGTCATTATGTCGTCAGAAAACGAGCCACAGAGAATCGACAG ATGCCGTGCAGTTGGAGCTGCAGACTTCTTCCTGAAGCCTCTTCAATCGACAGACGTCCAGCGGTTGAGAGACTCCGTTACGTCGACGCCCCTCGCACTGAAGACGCCCCTCGCACCGAAGAATGCACCTTCAAAGAGAAAGATGCCGATGGACCGCATGGCCGAGAAAAGTGGCACGGAGAGGAGACCTCGTCTCGCTGGGGTTGCAGTAGCCTGGTTACCTTTACGATCTTGCGATACGCCGGCCGTATGA
- the LOC109722993 gene encoding two-component response regulator ORR2-like isoform X2, with protein MEEAEGGGEGEGEGEGEGEVVELRVLVVDDSPVDRRMVEGLIKRSGKGMFQVIAVDSGKKAMEVLGLNNAKTDSTAADEQKIDVILTDYCMPEMSGFDLLKAVREQSSPKPIPVVIMSSENEPQRIDRVGDP; from the exons ATGGAGGAGGCGGAGGGtgggggagaaggagaaggagaaggagaaggagaaggggaggtGGTGGAGTTGAGGGTGTTGGTGGTGGACGACTCTCCTGTGGATCGGAGGATGGTGGAGGGGTTGATTAAGCGGAGCGGGAAAGGAATGTTTCAAG TTATTGCAGTCGACAGTGGAAAGAAGGCGATGGAAGTTCTTGGACTGAATAATGCGAAGACCGACTCTACCGCAGCTGAT GAGCAGAAGATCGACGTTATCCTCACTGACTATTGTATGCCAGAAATGAGTGGCTTTGACCTTCTCAAGGCTGTCAGG GAGCAGAGCAGCCCAAAACCTATCCCTGTAGTCATTATGTCGTCAGAAAACGAGCCACAGAGAATCGACAG AGTTGGGGATCCTTGA